Below is a window of Vulpes vulpes isolate BD-2025 chromosome 5, VulVul3, whole genome shotgun sequence DNA.
CTGGAAAAACTGCATTTTACTTTAGTAGGTATAATCTTCCAATTCTTATCATCTGGGGGATATATCTTTGTAAGCTTAACAGCTCTACTGGTCACCAGAAGAAAACAATGGAGTCCCTTCCAGTGAGGGCCCAGGGTGatcttttttagatttcttttccagaatttcctactttaattttttcactttttttgtacCTGAGTATTGTTGACACACCATGTTACGTTAGctttaggtatacaatataggGGTTCGGCATCTCTATACCTTATGCTATACTCACCAcaagctaccatctgtcaccagatgaggctattacaatatcattgacaaTATTCCCTAAGCTGTGCCTTCTATTCCTGTGATGTATTCACTCCATACTGGAAGCCTGACCACAAAAGATCCTTCAGGTCAGATTTCCAACAGCCCAGGTGAAATGGTCATGCTGGGCAGCTCTTAGCACCCAAAGGTCTGTGGTTTTCCATGACACAGTGTTCAATTGCTGAAGatactcttttcctttattaaaaaatcactCTCTAGCAAGTAAGTTTCAGGAGGAAATAGTGAAAGTGTAGTTTGGTATCTGCCTATTGTGCTTCTTAATGACAACATTTTTACAAGCTTAAGGATttgtaatgaaataatattatcaATCAGAACATAAATTTACATCATACCTACAGAAGTAAAATAATATGCCTAAGCAGTGTGCAATATGAATTTTCATCTGGGACTTGGGACATAATATGTTCTATTATTTCTCTaaaccaatggttctcaaagcCTGGTTCATGGACCAGCAGTGTCAGGATTACcaggaaacttgttagaaatttaAATTCTGGGACTCTATCCAAAATCTACTGAGTCAGAAATCTAGGAGTTAGGCTCCACAGTCTGTGTTTTAACTGGCCTGATGGTTAAATCACAGTCTGTGATCTGATGGAGGCTCAAGTTTGGGAACCCTTCCTCTAGACCAGTGGCTCTCAATCACAGGGGACTTTGCCTGTAGAGCACACTTATCAACATCTGGAGACATTCCTAGTTGTCTTCACTGGGATtgagggtgctactggcatcagTGAGTAGAGGCCGGGGGTCCTGCAAAGCATTCTACaaatgcacaggacagtccccaTCCCACAACAGAGGATTGTCCAGCCTAAAATGTCCATCATGCCAAGGTAGAGAAACACTGATTGGCCAAGAAATTAAACCTGGTTCTCTTGAAGTGCTGGGGCAAAGGAACCCTCCCTATTCAAATGTCTCCACCAGGAAGAATGTCCCACCACACTCCCCTCTGGAATCTCCCATGAACTTCACAGGATTCAGGCAATCTGAAATAACGTGCTGAGGGCAAGTGGGGCAAGATATATCCATGCCCTCCCATTACCTTCTGTCTcttctcaataaatatctactCCCTGGGTCTGTCCTACTGCCCTCTTTCCATAAACTCACCCATACTCTCCCCATCATGAAGCACTTCATTTCAATGTATGCAGTGAAACACAAAATCTCTTTATTGGTTGGGGTTCAGGTGGGTTTAGGGAGATATGGGAGTGAGGAGAGGACAGGCTAAATGCCTTTTTCTTATTAACTCTACCTGCTGTATCATGTGTACTTTTCTTAACcttacatcatatatatatatatttaatgtaccTCTAAGGCAGCTATCAGAGGAAAAGATAATCTTTATAAGCCTAATGAGCAGAATACATTTGTGGAACACTAAGGAAATGGccacagaaaggaagaggaataaATCATAATGCCCAGAAAATATTACCCTCCCTGTAAAATTTATTAAGGCTCTACTACTCCATGTACTAGGAATTCCAGAAGAAACCATCTGGGGCAACATGGAGCTGTTGAATCAGTGTCACAAAGATCCCAGAAGTGTGGGAGGCTAAATTATGTGGGGCCACCAAGGGAATACCTGGGGCTGCTTAATACTGATAAATCTAAAGAAGCCCATCTGTGATTTGTGTGCAGGGACCAGAGTGGTCTGGCTGATTAATCATGCTGCCTCCTCAAGGCCCAGATAGTGCCATTCCTTTACAGATGGTTACAATTacagtttattctttctctcttgtcctTCCAGGCCCAGGCCCATCTAACACTGTCTTGTGTTCAGGGCTGCTTCACAGAGGCGTGCAGTGCCACTGGTTCCAGTCGCAGGGCATGCGGATGAAATGCAGACGGTAGCACATCTTCTGCATAACTTTGTGACTCTTGTCTGTGTGAGAATACAGGGGGAAGCTGAGTTTCTCCAGAGCCTGGACCTGGGAATAGACGACGTGAGAGACAAGGCCTTGGCCCTGGTATTCAGGCAGGGTACCAGCCATCCGCAGCTCGCCCGTCTGGTCCATCAGGCTCCAGGACACAAGGGTCCCCTCGGGCCCCAGCAGGCAGAAGGTGGGGAAGGTTTGGATGCAGCGTTCGATGAATCTCTGGCTCCTCTCATTGCCACCGAAATGCCAGAATTTATTTACGAAGGTAGCGTGGGTAACATCCAGGGAGGAGAGTTTAAACATCTCTTGGTTGCTATGGGGGGTCCAGGAGAAAAGCAAAGTCGTGAGTATGGtggtttgtatttgtttttacctttctTGTCCTGAGAGATAAAAGTAGGCAAGGGAAATAGCAGATGCAAAGTCCCTGAATATAGGTGAGCTTGCCAtgacagagggacagaaaaagGCCACTGTTGTAGTGAGTGAACAGGAAGGACAGGATAGGTCAAAGAAGCTGGCAGAGGCTTGACATATTCCAGATGAGAAGGGAAATGGTGAAGTATTTTAAGCAGAGGAGGAACTTGGTCTgaattatattacaaaaaaaaaaaaaaaaaaaaagaatactctggCTGTTTTGAAGCATACTGATTGTAGGTGGGccagagtggaagcagggagagaaaaCAGGAGGCTACGACAGCAGTGGGAGTTGTGAGTAGTGCACAGTGACTCGTATCAAACTCACATGGGCTTAGGTTTGCCACCACCGGGTGCTAACTTCTTTACATCCAGCAGGGAAGGAACCAGTTTCTTTATTGTATTAGCCAAGAAATAGAGAAAGCACTGTGTTTGCTTGACTTGGAAGGATTTAGTCGCTGCAAGATTTTGTATCACTTCATTCAGGCTGGGCTGTGAACCTAGGTGGAATTGTAAAGAGagagtgttgttgttgttttttaatttaaattccatttgacaacatatagtataacacccactgctcatcccatcaagtgccctccttagtgcccgtcacccagttaccccaaccccctgcccacctccccttctgcaaccccctaccccaaacccctgcccttctcccctttgtgtgtttcccagagttaggagtcactcTGGTtcatcttcctctctaattttttccccactcagcttccctcctttcctttataatccctttcactattccttatatcgtacatatgagtgagaccataggatgattgtccttctctgattgacttatttcactcagcataataccctgcagttccatccacgtagaagcaaatggtgggtattcatccttcctgatggctgagtaatattccatcgtatacatatagatcacatcttctttatccattcatctatggaagGACATCatgggtccttccacagtttggctattttggacattggtgctatgaacattgggggtataggtgtcccagcatttcacaacatcagtatctttggggtaaacccccagtagtgcaattgctgggtcgtaggatagatctatttttaatttcttgaggaacctccacactgttttccagagtggctgcaccagttcacattcccactggcagtgcaagagggttcctctttctccacatcctctccaacatttgttgttttctgccttgttcattttccccattctcactggtgtgaggtggtatctcattgtggttttgatctgtatttccctgatggcaagtgatgtggagcatttttcatgtgcttgttggtcacatgtatgtcttctttggaaaaatgtctgttcatgtcttctgtccatttcatgactggattgtttgtttcttgggtgttgagtttgataaacgCGAGACAGTGATTTAAGTGCATTCTATAGAGAAGCTCTACGGTGGAGTAAGAAGTTTCTGGAATTTAGAGAGAACCTAGGTTCTGGGCTCAGTGCTGCTGTGTAATCAGAGTCATGTAGTCAGGATTTGTGCAATTTTCCATGTTTTACATGAGCGAAAATGAGCCCAGAAATTCATGAAGCCATTAGTAGCAAAACAAGACTGGAACCAAGTTTTCTGGGCTTCATAATAATGTAGTTTTGATAATGAAAGGAGAggagttttttttaagtagtggGCCCCCCCAAAGATAGTAGCCAATATTCATTGTGTGCTTAGCATGTCCTCAGTGTAGTAGATTGTTGGAGTGATGACCTACATCCATTTGCATCTCCTTGTACCCATTTCCTGGAGTAGTCCTCTCCTGCACTGCATCTAACCTTGACCATATGATTTGCTTTTGCCAGTGGGAAAGAATAAATTTGATTcatggaaaaatttaaaagtgctTGAACACTGGGGCTTCCCCTCTCCTTATGATCTCAATGAACTTGAAACCAATACATATGAATAGGCCTAGGCTAGCCTGCTGAGGTCATGTGCTCCTGACGTGCCATCAACATAGCAGCCAACACTGACACCTAGAACTATCATTCAGACATGTGACTGAGGCCATGCTGCAGCAGTTGGCCCATAGTCCACATACCAACTGCCTGCAATTGCATGAGTAAACCCAAGTGAGACCAGCAGAACTGCCCTGCAGAGCCCAGCCCAAACTGTTGATCCACAGAATTATGAAGTTTGCTATGTAGCAAAAGTTAACTGACCCATCCAGGTATTTTAGTAAGAAATTCTTATTCAAGGCTTCATTTAATCTTTTCGATGCCCCTGTGTTCGAGGACCTAttactatctttatttttgtgtatgaaagTCATGGTCTCAGAAAGCATAAGTTATGTGGCTAGAATCACATACCAAGTAACAGGAAGATGCCATCCTAGGGAGAATGACTCTAGGTGACATGTCCATAACCATGACAATTGACCTTCATGATCTGGGATGGGCTTTATGGCACAAGTTGTCATTCTTACTCCAGGAATGGAAGGCCCTAGGAGAACTCTGCTTTGGTACCCAGTGACTTGAAGGGATCCTGGATGTGTCTGCAAAATATGCCATGCATCCTTGGCTATCAAGAAATTATATTATAGTTCCCATTCTTTGCAAGCtttaagggtatttttttttcttcttttatgggTGAGTTAAAAATTTGGCAGCAGGCTGAGGCTCTGAGCTAACGGGGTAAGAGATATAGGGAAAATTGTTCAGGACGGAGAAGTGAGTCTAGACACATCCCATTTCTCTTACTTTGGATCTGCAAATGCTGTTTCCAATTGATGACTTCTGGTGAGCCAAGGAATTCCTGACAGTTCTTGAGGTCCTTGGAGTAGATTTGGTAGGTATTGGTGTAGTGATCAAAATCATCTATCATCTCCTATTGTCattgggaaaagaggaaaaacaaattctttatatttcatgATTGCAACACTTTTTTCTAAATTCCACTgtactctgaatttttttaaaattgaagtaaaGCTGACAtacaatgctacattagtttcaagtgcacaacataatgattcaacaagcCCATGctttatgctatgctcacaagtatAGCTACTGTCTCTCACCATACAATGCTTTTACGCCACCACTGACTATTCCCTACCCTATActttttatccccatgacttattcatgcCCTAACAGGAAGCTTGTAGCTCCTACTCCCCTTTACTCATTTTACCCATCCCTCTaccctcttcccctctggcaaccatcagtttgttctctgtctttatggatctgtttctgatttttttgtttcttgtttgttttttagattccagataTGAGgcaaatcatatggtatttgtttttctctgtctgacttaatttcactgagtattataccctctaggtccatccatgttatcacaaatggcaagatctcattttttctGGCTAATACTCCACACttagtaaatctttttaaaatttattcttctcttgatggacacttgggttacttccat
It encodes the following:
- the GLYAT gene encoding glycine N-acyltransferase, whose protein sequence is MLLQGAQMLQTLEKSLRKSLPESLKVYGTVFHMNQGNPFKLKALVDKWPDFTTVVTRPQEEEMIDDFDHYTNTYQIYSKDLKNCQEFLGSPEVINWKQHLQIQSSQPSLNEVIQNLAATKSFQVKQTQCFLYFLANTIKKLVPSLLDVKKLAPGGGKPKPINQEMFKLSSLDVTHATFVNKFWHFGGNERSQRFIERCIQTFPTFCLLGPEGTLVSWSLMDQTGELRMAGTLPEYQGQGLVSHVVYSQVQALEKLSFPLYSHTDKSHKVMQKMCYRLHFIRMPCDWNQWHCTPL